Proteins from a single region of Nocardiopsis dassonvillei subsp. dassonvillei DSM 43111:
- the lhgO gene encoding L-2-hydroxyglutarate oxidase: MRSTEHIGVIGAGIVGLALARRLTLHRPGTRVTVLEKEDRVAAHQTGRNSGVVHAGLYYRPGSLKATLCRRGVGLLRDYCAEHGLPYHEVGKVLVAADAEDEARLDDVERRARENGVPGVTRLGPGGLREIEPHAAGVAALHSPTTAVTDFVAVAEQFADDVRRSGGRILLNTPVLDLRQEHDGVRVLTGDPRGERLVHRFDRLVVCGGLHSDRLARMAGAPEDPRVVPFRGQYHELVPERRHLVNGLLYPVPDPRYPFLGVHLTRHVHGEVMAGPNAVLATALEGYRARDVRTSELARTLSWPGFWRLARRHWTVGAREALVSASRAAFAAQARRLLPELAAADLRPAPSGVRAQALARDGSLLDDFHVDTHGRVVCVRNAPSPAATSSLAIAEFLTDTFVP; the protein is encoded by the coding sequence ATGCGCAGCACCGAACACATCGGCGTCATCGGAGCGGGAATCGTCGGACTGGCCCTCGCCCGCCGCCTCACCCTCCACCGCCCCGGCACCCGCGTCACCGTCCTGGAGAAGGAGGACCGGGTCGCCGCGCACCAGACGGGCCGCAACAGCGGCGTCGTCCACGCCGGGCTCTACTACAGGCCCGGCTCCCTCAAGGCCACGCTGTGCCGGCGCGGCGTCGGCCTGCTCAGGGACTACTGCGCCGAGCACGGGCTGCCCTACCACGAGGTCGGCAAGGTCCTCGTGGCCGCCGACGCCGAGGACGAGGCACGCCTGGACGACGTCGAACGCCGCGCGCGGGAGAACGGCGTCCCCGGCGTCACCCGGCTGGGCCCCGGGGGCCTGCGCGAGATCGAACCCCACGCGGCGGGCGTCGCCGCCCTGCACTCGCCGACCACCGCCGTCACCGACTTCGTCGCCGTCGCCGAACAGTTCGCCGACGACGTGCGCCGGTCCGGCGGCCGGATCCTGCTCAACACACCCGTCCTGGACCTGCGCCAGGAACACGACGGCGTCCGCGTCCTCACCGGCGATCCCCGGGGCGAGCGGCTCGTCCACCGCTTCGACCGCCTGGTGGTCTGCGGCGGCCTGCACAGCGACCGCCTCGCCCGCATGGCGGGCGCCCCGGAGGACCCCCGGGTGGTGCCCTTCCGCGGCCAGTACCACGAACTCGTCCCCGAGCGCCGCCACCTGGTGAACGGCCTGCTCTACCCCGTCCCCGACCCGCGGTACCCCTTCCTCGGGGTGCACCTGACCCGCCACGTCCACGGCGAGGTCATGGCCGGGCCCAACGCCGTCCTCGCCACCGCGCTGGAGGGCTACCGGGCACGCGACGTGCGCACCAGCGAACTCGCGCGGACCCTGTCCTGGCCCGGGTTCTGGCGCCTGGCCCGCCGCCACTGGACCGTGGGCGCCCGGGAGGCCCTCGTGTCCGCCTCACGGGCCGCGTTCGCCGCCCAGGCCCGGCGGCTGCTGCCCGAACTGGCCGCCGCCGACCTGCGCCCGGCCCCGTCCGGGGTGCGCGCCCAGGCACTGGCCCGGGACGGCTCCCTGCTCGACGACTTCCACGTGGACACCCACGGGCGTGTGGTGTGCGTGCGCAACGCGCCCTCGCCCGCGGCCACCTCATCCCTGGCGATCGCGGAGTTCCTCACCGACACGTTCGTCCCCTGA
- a CDS encoding DUF742 domain-containing protein: MRADGSPGRRAAAHACGTRPEPPPPPVLPGPEEEPGQERFLRPFAVAAGDPDADAFGVPRCGPDEPDLLSLVVAARVPGRHELLRPEREALLRHALRARTVVELAAEVSLPVGQVRAIVSDMVADGSLQRCGPSRPLGREDLLHAVLVGLRSL, from the coding sequence GTGAGAGCTGACGGCAGCCCCGGACGCAGAGCGGCCGCGCACGCCTGCGGAACCCGCCCCGAGCCGCCCCCGCCGCCGGTCCTCCCCGGCCCCGAGGAGGAACCCGGCCAGGAGCGCTTCCTGCGCCCCTTCGCCGTGGCCGCGGGCGACCCCGACGCCGACGCCTTCGGCGTCCCCCGATGCGGCCCGGACGAGCCCGACCTGCTCAGCCTCGTCGTCGCCGCCCGCGTCCCGGGCCGCCACGAGCTGCTGCGGCCCGAACGCGAGGCCCTGCTCCGCCACGCCCTGCGCGCGCGTACCGTCGTCGAACTCGCCGCCGAGGTGAGTCTGCCGGTCGGCCAGGTCAGGGCCATCGTCTCCGACATGGTCGCCGACGGCTCGCTCCAGCGCTGCGGCCCCTCACGCCCGCTGGGCCGGGAGGACCTGCTGCACGCCGTCCTCGTCGGTCTGCGCTCGCTGTGA
- a CDS encoding nitrate- and nitrite sensing domain-containing protein codes for MRRTRDNAPTIRRQLTRIVLIPSLCFLALWLVVAAIGTIRAVQFMGAVVQAREGTQVFSAAADEVRAERRLSLVHLGRFESTGTRDDEVGAALDEQREATDTAMAEAVAFAERLRGTRDDEVERSATDLVDSAGILDEVRADVDAHDLGQEGTILRYGEVLAGTTGAITALVHTTDGGENLTDAVLTSELMGASSAYSTADALLAGAIARGEMSYEETAHFTYLTAAYRDTLEPASAAMHPSVAARYEELVSLPAWSRAEELSRRVVTRQPLAEPDEPGQGTTGSDWNADVGIRAQSWDDSSAEAALALQDLAGLQARRTIDLAWSAALLRVFLGVAAAALTLAGGAVAIAVVGRSSRRLTDRLTHLREQILDRDGDLPDIVDRAQRGEKVDVQEELPPLDDWGDDEIGQVAEAFDAAQLTAVESAVLQAEIRRGANRAFLGIAFRNQALVQRQLRLLDEIEYHEQDPEALRRLFRLDHLATRARRYSDNLIILGGGQSARRWRQPRPLVDVLRAAIAETEDFERVRLTSAPRVLMHGQVVADVVHLLAELVENATQFSPAGTPVDVGCTPAAEGLVVEIEDRGLGMSERGYAEAERTLTQPPEFDVMALPEDPRLGLFVVSRLAGRHGVRVWLRPSPYGGTRATVLIPASLLEPVDNLVTVAGTPTGRPAANGREARVPAGWGAPPARAALTTRGHGADGTVHGRTGPQAPVTPSGQTGPQLFAPGPDRTGPQVPVPPLGQSGPQPSVPRSDRAEPRVPVPPSGQSGPQPLAQRYRTGPQVPVPPLGQSGPQPSVPRSDRAEPRVPVPPSGQSGPQPLAQRYRTGPQVPVPPLGQSGPQPSVPRADRAEPRVPVHAGQTGPQPSAVSAGQTGPQVPVPPSGQTGPQPFSPQPDRPGPHGVVLAHTGPQRSVPASGGPGGTAPPGEHLLPDPHGHPLAQEPVPEPWHDGALHAPAPTQQRGNGES; via the coding sequence ATGCGCAGAACCCGCGACAACGCGCCCACGATCCGGAGACAGCTCACCCGCATCGTGCTGATCCCGAGCCTGTGCTTCCTCGCGCTCTGGCTCGTCGTGGCCGCCATCGGCACCATCCGCGCCGTCCAGTTCATGGGAGCCGTCGTCCAGGCGCGCGAGGGAACACAGGTCTTCTCCGCCGCGGCCGACGAGGTGCGGGCCGAACGCCGCCTCTCCCTGGTCCACCTGGGCCGATTCGAGAGCACCGGAACCCGCGACGACGAGGTCGGCGCCGCCCTCGACGAGCAGCGCGAGGCCACCGACACCGCCATGGCCGAGGCCGTCGCGTTCGCCGAGCGACTGCGCGGAACCCGCGACGACGAGGTCGAACGCAGCGCGACCGACCTGGTGGACAGCGCCGGGATCCTCGACGAGGTCCGCGCGGACGTGGACGCGCACGACCTCGGGCAGGAGGGGACCATCCTGCGCTACGGCGAGGTCCTGGCGGGCACCACCGGCGCCATCACCGCGCTCGTGCACACCACCGACGGCGGGGAGAACCTCACCGACGCCGTCCTGACCAGCGAGCTCATGGGCGCGTCCTCCGCCTACTCCACCGCCGACGCGCTGCTCGCGGGAGCCATCGCCCGGGGCGAGATGAGCTACGAGGAGACGGCGCACTTCACCTACCTCACCGCCGCCTACCGCGACACCCTGGAGCCGGCCAGCGCCGCGATGCACCCGAGCGTGGCCGCGCGCTACGAGGAGCTGGTGTCCCTGCCCGCCTGGTCCCGGGCGGAGGAGCTGAGCCGTCGGGTGGTCACCCGCCAGCCGCTCGCCGAACCGGACGAACCCGGGCAGGGGACCACGGGCTCGGACTGGAACGCCGACGTCGGCATCAGGGCGCAGTCGTGGGACGACTCCTCCGCAGAGGCCGCCCTGGCGCTACAGGACCTGGCCGGGCTCCAGGCCCGGCGCACTATCGACCTGGCCTGGAGCGCCGCACTGCTGCGCGTCTTCCTGGGCGTGGCGGCGGCCGCGCTCACCCTGGCGGGCGGCGCGGTGGCCATCGCCGTGGTCGGCCGCTCCTCGCGCCGCCTCACCGATCGCCTGACCCACCTGCGCGAACAGATCCTGGACCGCGACGGCGACCTGCCCGACATCGTCGACCGCGCCCAGCGCGGCGAGAAGGTCGACGTCCAGGAGGAGCTGCCGCCGCTGGACGACTGGGGGGACGACGAGATCGGCCAGGTCGCCGAGGCCTTCGACGCCGCCCAGCTCACCGCCGTGGAGTCGGCCGTGCTCCAGGCCGAGATCCGCCGGGGGGCCAACCGCGCCTTCCTGGGCATCGCCTTCCGCAACCAGGCCCTGGTCCAGCGCCAGCTCCGCCTGCTCGACGAGATCGAGTACCACGAACAGGACCCCGAGGCGCTGCGCCGCCTGTTCCGCCTGGACCACCTGGCCACCCGCGCGCGCCGCTACTCCGACAACCTCATCATCCTCGGCGGGGGGCAGTCGGCCCGCCGCTGGCGCCAGCCCCGCCCGCTCGTGGACGTGCTGCGCGCCGCCATCGCCGAGACCGAGGACTTCGAACGCGTCCGCCTGACCTCGGCGCCCCGCGTGCTCATGCACGGGCAGGTGGTCGCCGACGTGGTGCACCTGCTCGCCGAGCTGGTCGAGAACGCCACGCAGTTCTCCCCGGCGGGAACGCCCGTGGACGTCGGCTGCACCCCGGCCGCGGAGGGGCTGGTGGTGGAGATCGAGGACCGGGGCCTGGGCATGTCCGAGCGCGGCTACGCGGAGGCCGAGCGCACGCTCACCCAGCCCCCCGAGTTCGACGTCATGGCCCTGCCCGAGGACCCCCGGCTGGGCCTGTTCGTGGTGTCCCGCCTGGCGGGGCGGCACGGGGTCCGTGTCTGGCTGCGGCCCTCTCCCTACGGGGGCACCCGGGCGACCGTGCTCATCCCCGCCTCGCTGCTGGAGCCGGTCGACAACCTCGTGACGGTCGCGGGCACGCCCACGGGCCGCCCGGCGGCGAACGGACGGGAGGCCCGCGTTCCGGCCGGGTGGGGGGCGCCTCCCGCGAGGGCCGCCCTCACCACGCGCGGCCACGGCGCGGACGGCACCGTCCACGGCCGGACCGGCCCGCAGGCGCCCGTCACACCTTCGGGGCAGACAGGTCCGCAGCTCTTCGCGCCGGGGCCGGACCGAACCGGTCCGCAGGTTCCCGTGCCACCTCTCGGCCAGAGCGGCCCCCAGCCCTCGGTACCGCGATCGGACCGGGCCGAACCACGGGTTCCTGTGCCGCCTTCCGGGCAGAGCGGTCCACAGCCCCTGGCACAGCGGTACCGGACCGGTCCGCAGGTTCCCGTGCCGCCTCTCGGCCAGAGCGGCCCCCAGCCCTCGGTACCGCGATCGGACCGGGCCGAACCACGGGTTCCTGTGCCGCCTTCCGGGCAGAGCGGTCCACAGCCCCTGGCACAGCGGTACCGGACCGGTCCGCAGGTTCCCGTGCCGCCTCTCGGCCAGAGCGGCCCCCAGCCCTCGGTGCCACGGGCGGACCGGGCCGAACCACGGGTCCCCGTGCACGCGGGCCAGACAGGTCCGCAGCCCTCCGCGGTCTCCGCCGGGCAGACCGGCCCGCAGGTCCCCGTGCCGCCTTCCGGACAGACCGGACCGCAGCCCTTCTCCCCGCAGCCGGACCGGCCCGGCCCGCACGGCGTCGTCCTCGCGCACACCGGACCGCAGAGGTCCGTTCCCGCCTCCGGCGGTCCCGGCGGCACCGCTCCGCCGGGGGAGCACCTCCTGCCCGACCCGCACGGCCACCCGCTCGCACAGGAACCCGTCCCCGAACCGTGGCACGACGGCGCGCTGCACGCACCCGCCCCCACACAGCAGAGGGGGAACGGTGAGAGCTGA
- a CDS encoding sirohydrochlorin chelatase, translating into MRNSDRLPPRELPKRRSGRHRNPLSFDNWFGTPALIMAVPGTADRARGADGESIGARMADLVRAYRPEVTIRYGHTEGDEQSLTEALTDLKDDQGSPLSAVVVPLVTAPHAGTSAAIEEAVARTGAEARVTEGLGPHPMLAEVLHLRLAESGYVRADRMRLISVVARDTTMADGIIVGAVGGEAAAGAAGVSAVLLAARLGLTVLPADLENEAAVEQVVGQLRQGGCRRPVIAPSALGPELPREELEALAARFGARLGAPLGADSLLGKIAALRYAEVLNSLGVEQPPTVEELPAPVGSRHRPES; encoded by the coding sequence ATGCGAAACTCTGACCGACTTCCCCCACGCGAACTGCCCAAGCGGCGCTCCGGCCGCCACCGCAACCCGCTGTCCTTCGACAACTGGTTCGGCACCCCCGCCCTGATCATGGCGGTCCCGGGCACGGCCGACCGGGCCAGGGGCGCCGACGGTGAGTCGATCGGTGCCCGGATGGCCGACCTCGTGCGCGCCTACCGCCCCGAGGTCACCATCCGCTACGGCCACACCGAGGGCGACGAACAGAGCCTCACCGAGGCCCTCACCGATCTCAAGGACGACCAGGGCAGCCCCCTGTCCGCCGTCGTCGTCCCGCTGGTCACCGCACCGCACGCGGGCACGTCCGCGGCGATCGAGGAGGCCGTCGCCCGGACCGGCGCCGAAGCGCGCGTCACCGAGGGCCTGGGGCCGCACCCCATGCTCGCCGAGGTGCTGCACCTGCGGCTGGCCGAGTCCGGATACGTGCGCGCGGACCGCATGCGCCTGATCAGCGTCGTCGCCCGTGACACCACCATGGCGGACGGCATCATCGTCGGAGCCGTGGGCGGCGAGGCCGCGGCCGGGGCCGCGGGGGTGAGCGCCGTGCTGCTCGCCGCGCGCCTGGGCCTGACCGTGCTGCCCGCCGACCTGGAGAACGAGGCCGCGGTCGAGCAGGTCGTGGGCCAGCTGCGCCAGGGCGGCTGCAGGCGTCCGGTGATCGCGCCCAGCGCCCTGGGACCGGAGCTGCCCCGCGAGGAGCTGGAGGCGCTCGCCGCGCGCTTCGGCGCCAGACTCGGCGCGCCCCTGGGCGCGGACAGCCTGCTGGGCAAGATCGCCGCCCTGCGCTACGCCGAGGTCCTCAACTCCCTTGGCGTGGAGCAGCCGCCCACGGTCGAGGAGCTGCCCGCCCCGGTGGGCTCCCGGCACCGCCCGGAGTCCTGA
- a CDS encoding GTP-binding protein has protein sequence MASADSDTRPQEAIPQAVKIIVAGGFGAGKTTLVGSVSEITPLSTEEVMTEASYGVDDLGGVEDKTTTTVALDFGRITINPDIVLYLFGTPGQDRFWFMWNELSQGALGAVVLADTRRLNTCFHAVDFFERRGLPFVVAVNRFEGSTVYRHEEVREALDISAEVPVIMADARERESCKEVLVELVTHVIQGRSPVMSG, from the coding sequence ATGGCATCCGCAGACTCTGACACCAGGCCGCAGGAAGCGATCCCCCAGGCGGTGAAGATCATCGTCGCGGGGGGATTCGGCGCGGGCAAGACCACACTGGTCGGCTCCGTCAGTGAGATCACCCCGCTCAGCACGGAGGAGGTGATGACCGAGGCCAGCTACGGCGTGGACGACCTCGGGGGAGTGGAGGACAAGACCACCACCACGGTCGCCCTGGACTTCGGCCGCATCACCATCAACCCCGACATCGTCCTGTACCTGTTCGGCACCCCCGGACAGGACAGGTTCTGGTTCATGTGGAACGAGCTCTCCCAGGGGGCGCTGGGCGCGGTCGTCCTGGCCGACACCCGCCGCCTGAACACCTGTTTCCACGCCGTGGACTTCTTCGAGCGCCGCGGGTTGCCCTTCGTGGTCGCGGTGAACCGCTTCGAGGGCTCCACCGTCTACCGCCACGAGGAGGTCCGCGAGGCGCTGGACATCTCCGCCGAGGTGCCGGTCATCATGGCCGACGCCCGCGAGCGCGAGTCCTGCAAGGAGGTGCTGGTGGAGCTGGTCACCCACGTGATCCAGGGCCGGAGCCCCGTCATGAGCGGGTGA
- a CDS encoding DUF742 domain-containing protein, with the protein MSTSGERRGAPPAVPSAPDEAAQPLSGRRALAWYRGRGHPTSEGPSAGVVLGDAPSGQLVRPYTMTGGRTRPRTGPSLDLVTIVVAAADRGDREGEPEQQAILSLCRRPISVAEISARLDIPLTVVRVLLGDLLADGDVRTRAPMTQLPEKKVLQAVLDGIRRL; encoded by the coding sequence ATGAGCACGTCCGGAGAGCGGCGCGGAGCGCCGCCGGCCGTGCCCTCGGCCCCGGACGAGGCGGCGCAGCCGCTGTCCGGCCGCCGGGCACTGGCCTGGTACAGGGGACGGGGGCACCCGACGTCGGAGGGACCCTCGGCGGGCGTCGTGCTCGGTGACGCCCCCTCGGGACAGCTCGTGCGCCCGTACACCATGACCGGGGGCCGCACCCGGCCCCGCACCGGTCCGAGTCTGGACCTGGTCACCATCGTCGTCGCCGCCGCGGACCGCGGGGACCGGGAGGGAGAGCCCGAACAGCAGGCCATCCTGAGCCTGTGCCGCAGACCCATATCGGTGGCCGAGATCTCCGCCCGGCTCGACATCCCCCTGACCGTCGTCAGGGTGCTCCTGGGAGACCTCCTCGCCGACGGCGACGTGCGCACCCGGGCGCCCATGACCCAGCTTCCCGAGAAGAAAGTACTTCAGGCGGTACTCGATGGCATCCGCAGACTCTGA
- a CDS encoding roadblock/LC7 domain-containing protein, whose protein sequence is MVGKSKAADNLDWLLDDLVDRVVGAENAIVLSADGLLLGGSRGLAPEDAEHLSALASAFQSLARGTGRHFGGGDVRQTVVEMEHSYLFVTAAGAGACLAVLATEDADVGLVAYEMNLRVKRVGQFLTAAPRRPDHLTVTGSAGS, encoded by the coding sequence ATGGTGGGCAAGAGCAAGGCCGCTGACAATCTGGACTGGCTCCTGGACGACCTGGTCGACCGCGTCGTCGGCGCCGAGAACGCGATCGTGCTGTCGGCCGACGGACTGCTGCTCGGAGGCTCGCGGGGGCTGGCCCCCGAGGACGCCGAGCACCTGTCGGCCCTGGCGTCGGCGTTCCAGAGCCTGGCGCGCGGGACGGGCCGACACTTCGGCGGCGGCGACGTCCGCCAGACCGTGGTGGAGATGGAGCACTCCTACCTCTTCGTCACCGCCGCGGGCGCCGGAGCGTGCCTGGCGGTGCTGGCCACCGAGGACGCCGACGTCGGGCTGGTCGCCTACGAGATGAACCTGCGGGTCAAGCGGGTGGGCCAGTTCCTCACCGCCGCGCCGCGCCGGCCGGACCACCTCACCGTCACCGGGAGCGCCGGTTCATGA
- a CDS encoding sensor histidine kinase, with translation MGNTGGTGRSAIRAQINRIVLIPSITFLALFVVLSTATLVQAVSLRSSVGDGRAGIRLAAALTLLQEERRLSAAYLADPAEDGRAALSDAASRTDEALVPVHDLRGTIGDRDDPATEPLAEDFFTSLTEATELRAQNLAEPGPPEEALTAYTTAIGQGIRLYAGTARSLDNGPATAEAAAVTDLMWAQESFSRADALIAAVLAEDSLDRFQQAQVVALTADARHRVDMAPPGPAADDGEPPALTALAESRPWQDALAIADTLATHEAPVIVDVLSGEQTRDPTPPEGLGGWREAADQVNAELADITATRAASVVTATEQASSWMLTLALGGSITSLFAGTLAYGVAARSAGRLTHRLAQLRADTLGSARSDLPRIVRRLESGEQVDLDTEMKQLDHGDDEVGQVADAFNIAQRTAVAAAVKQADIRAGVNRVFLGIAHRHQSLLQRQLQLLDRVEREEEDPDLLESLFQLDHLATRGRRHAENLIILGGAQPGRRWRHPVPLVDILRGAISETEEYTRVRLTSVPDLSLSGAAVADVIHMLAELVENATAYSPPHTQVTIATESVPKGVAVEIEDRGLGMTEEVLTSSNRTLSEAPEFDVMTSGGDSRLGLFVVARLAAKHDIRVQLRHSPYGGTRAVVLIPGALVASSSSAPERPRAAIRQGAHSVLREPSAQHGDALTTQDAPHRSRPLLRPVPRDGDGARPARGTPLLRRVPAPVPDSETADAAPGTEPGSGRVGAAPGRPGLPRRRRQASLAPQLRAADPPEWDDADPPGSSRRTPEQARQMMDAFSAGTRRGRAADIGVDADGREHSSDGQVGASADDHTGESD, from the coding sequence ATGGGGAACACGGGAGGCACCGGCCGCAGCGCCATCAGGGCTCAGATCAACAGGATCGTACTGATCCCCAGCATCACCTTCCTGGCGCTGTTCGTCGTCCTCAGCACGGCCACGCTCGTCCAGGCCGTGTCGCTGCGCTCCTCGGTCGGCGACGGCCGCGCCGGGATCCGGCTCGCCGCGGCGCTCACCCTTCTCCAGGAGGAGCGCCGCCTGAGCGCCGCCTACCTCGCCGACCCCGCCGAGGACGGCCGCGCCGCCCTGTCCGACGCGGCCTCGCGCACCGACGAGGCACTCGTCCCCGTCCACGACCTGCGCGGCACCATCGGCGACCGGGACGACCCGGCCACCGAACCCCTCGCCGAGGACTTCTTCACCTCCCTGACCGAGGCCACGGAACTGCGCGCCCAGAACCTCGCCGAGCCCGGTCCACCCGAGGAAGCCCTCACCGCCTACACCACCGCGATCGGACAGGGCATCCGCCTCTACGCCGGCACCGCCCGCTCCCTCGACAACGGGCCCGCCACCGCCGAGGCCGCCGCCGTCACCGACCTGATGTGGGCCCAGGAGAGCTTCAGCCGGGCCGACGCCCTCATCGCGGCCGTGCTCGCCGAGGACTCCCTCGACCGCTTCCAGCAGGCACAGGTCGTCGCGCTCACCGCGGACGCCCGCCACCGCGTCGACATGGCCCCTCCCGGTCCCGCCGCAGACGACGGCGAGCCCCCCGCCCTGACCGCACTCGCCGAGAGCCGCCCCTGGCAGGACGCCCTGGCCATCGCGGACACCCTCGCCACCCACGAGGCCCCGGTCATCGTGGACGTCCTCAGCGGCGAACAGACCCGGGACCCGACGCCGCCCGAGGGGCTCGGGGGCTGGCGCGAGGCCGCCGACCAGGTCAACGCCGAACTGGCCGACATCACCGCCACGCGCGCCGCCTCCGTCGTCACCGCCACCGAGCAGGCCAGTTCCTGGATGCTCACCCTCGCGCTGGGCGGCAGCATCACCTCCCTGTTCGCGGGCACCCTCGCCTACGGTGTGGCCGCCCGCTCCGCCGGACGCCTCACCCACCGGCTCGCCCAGCTGCGCGCCGACACCCTGGGCAGCGCGCGCAGCGACCTGCCCCGTATCGTGCGCCGCCTGGAGTCGGGGGAGCAGGTCGACCTCGACACCGAGATGAAGCAGCTCGACCACGGCGACGACGAGGTCGGCCAGGTCGCCGACGCCTTCAACATCGCCCAGCGCACCGCCGTCGCCGCCGCCGTCAAACAGGCCGACATCCGCGCGGGCGTCAACCGGGTCTTCCTCGGCATCGCCCACCGCCACCAGTCCCTCCTCCAGCGCCAGCTCCAGCTGCTGGACCGCGTCGAGCGCGAGGAGGAGGACCCCGACCTGCTGGAGAGCCTCTTCCAGCTCGACCACCTGGCCACCCGGGGCCGCCGCCACGCCGAGAACCTCATCATCCTGGGCGGCGCCCAGCCCGGCCGCCGCTGGCGCCACCCCGTCCCGCTCGTGGACATCCTGCGCGGCGCGATCTCCGAGACCGAGGAGTACACCAGGGTCCGACTGACCTCCGTCCCCGACCTGTCGCTGTCCGGCGCCGCGGTGGCCGACGTCATCCACATGCTCGCCGAGCTGGTCGAGAACGCCACCGCCTACTCGCCGCCGCACACCCAGGTCACCATCGCCACCGAGTCCGTGCCCAAGGGCGTGGCCGTGGAGATCGAGGACCGGGGCCTGGGCATGACCGAGGAGGTCCTGACCAGCTCCAACCGCACCCTCAGCGAGGCGCCCGAGTTCGACGTCATGACCTCCGGCGGGGACTCGCGCCTGGGCCTGTTCGTCGTCGCCCGCCTCGCCGCCAAACACGACATCCGGGTGCAGCTGCGGCACTCGCCCTACGGCGGGACCCGGGCCGTGGTGCTCATCCCCGGCGCCCTGGTCGCCTCCTCGTCCAGCGCCCCGGAACGGCCCCGCGCGGCCATCCGCCAGGGCGCCCACTCGGTACTGCGTGAGCCGTCGGCGCAGCACGGTGACGCGCTCACCACGCAGGACGCCCCCCACCGGAGCCGGCCGCTCCTGCGTCCGGTCCCCCGCGACGGCGACGGCGCACGCCCGGCCCGGGGCACGCCCCTGCTGCGCCGGGTACCGGCGCCCGTGCCCGACTCCGAGACCGCGGACGCCGCTCCCGGGACCGAACCCGGGTCCGGCCGGGTCGGCGCCGCACCCGGTCGCCCCGGACTTCCCCGGCGCAGGCGCCAGGCCAGCCTCGCCCCCCAGCTCAGAGCCGCGGACCCGCCGGAGTGGGACGACGCCGACCCCCCGGGCTCCTCACGGCGCACCCCCGAACAGGCGCGGCAGATGATGGACGCCTTCAGCGCCGGTACCCGGCGCGGCCGGGCCGCGGACATCGGGGTCGACGCCGACGGACGTGAACACAGCAGTGACGGTCAGGTCGGTGCGAGCGCCGACGATCACACGGGAGAAAGCGACTGA